Proteins co-encoded in one Pseudorhizobium banfieldiae genomic window:
- a CDS encoding DUF2231 domain-containing protein, translating into MTTTYTTTTTGRAGFPLRTFFVPFPFVCFTLALVTDIAYWRTSFLMWSNFSSWLLFFGLIVGAVGLLAGLVDMLRRSTRILGPGWAAAIGYALMLAVAVVNSFVHAGDGWTAVVPNGLILSVVTVVLAVLTVILAARRRSRVIWSVER; encoded by the coding sequence GACCGGAAGGGCCGGGTTTCCACTTCGGACCTTCTTCGTGCCCTTTCCCTTCGTCTGTTTCACGCTCGCACTGGTAACCGACATCGCCTACTGGCGAACCTCGTTCCTGATGTGGAGCAACTTCTCGTCCTGGCTTCTCTTCTTCGGCCTGATCGTCGGCGCCGTTGGTTTGCTGGCCGGGCTCGTCGACATGCTGCGCCGCTCGACGCGCATCCTGGGGCCCGGTTGGGCAGCCGCCATCGGCTATGCCCTGATGCTTGCCGTGGCCGTCGTCAACAGCTTCGTCCATGCAGGCGACGGCTGGACCGCAGTCGTGCCGAACGGCCTCATCCTTTCCGTCGTCACCGTCGTGCTGGCGGTCCTGACCGTGATCCTTGCCGCCCGCCGACGGTCCCGCGTGATCTGGAGTGTCGAACGATGA
- a CDS encoding PQQ-dependent sugar dehydrogenase, whose protein sequence is MSRTSTLATVSLLALSLVGCSEENGNFDVSQQIGPDPVLPEPSTELLPDLKVAEVVGWQDGETPTVPEGLTISAYATDLANPRTVHTLPNGDVLVVQGKAPEGKPTERPKDYVRGFIMSMARGGGGGAQKESNLITLLRDTNRDGEVDERHDLLTKLNSPFGVAWADDTLYVAAADAILAYPYRLGETTIGGEPDVLTPLPGGPINHHWTKDLALSPDGRFLYASVGSNSNAGERGLEAEKGRAAIWQVDRETGASRIFASGLRNPNGLTFHPESGELWAVINERDELGPNLVPDYMTSVQDGGFYGWPWSYFGDHVDERVHPPRPELVEKAIKPDYALSSHVAALGMTFTNGSAMPEPYANGAFVGEHGSWNRSAFNGYKVVYIPFENGKPSGMAQDVVTGFLDGDNARGRPVGVGIDGTGALLVADDSGNTVWRVAPADGTTIPEPIATDQPPQGAASGAAPAGAGTAAPSPATEPGTAEGTAPAAAPPATAPDTPPAAIPGAVPAEPANPETPPAGEAPEAAPDGERPAPPQTDVPATEPEAAVQPGG, encoded by the coding sequence ATGAGCAGAACCTCCACCCTCGCCACAGTCTCGCTCCTGGCGCTCTCGCTTGTGGGCTGCAGTGAAGAGAACGGCAATTTCGACGTCAGCCAGCAGATTGGCCCCGACCCGGTGCTGCCCGAGCCATCGACGGAACTCCTCCCGGACCTGAAGGTGGCCGAAGTGGTCGGCTGGCAGGACGGCGAGACCCCCACCGTGCCCGAAGGGCTGACGATCTCCGCCTACGCCACCGATCTTGCCAATCCGCGCACCGTGCACACGCTGCCGAACGGCGACGTCCTCGTGGTGCAGGGCAAGGCACCGGAAGGCAAGCCGACCGAGCGGCCCAAGGACTATGTGCGCGGCTTCATCATGTCGATGGCCCGTGGCGGAGGCGGTGGCGCCCAGAAGGAGAGCAATCTCATCACTCTGCTGCGCGATACGAACCGTGACGGCGAGGTGGATGAGCGCCACGACCTGTTGACCAAGCTGAACTCGCCCTTCGGCGTGGCCTGGGCCGATGATACGCTCTACGTCGCCGCTGCCGACGCCATCCTCGCCTATCCATACCGGCTCGGCGAGACGACCATTGGCGGCGAACCTGACGTGCTGACCCCTCTTCCTGGCGGGCCGATCAACCACCACTGGACCAAGGACCTGGCACTCAGCCCGGACGGCCGCTTCCTCTACGCCTCCGTCGGCTCCAATTCCAATGCCGGGGAACGCGGGCTGGAGGCCGAGAAAGGCCGTGCCGCCATCTGGCAGGTCGACCGGGAAACCGGTGCCTCGCGCATCTTTGCCTCGGGGCTACGCAACCCGAACGGCCTCACCTTTCATCCCGAGTCCGGGGAACTCTGGGCCGTCATCAACGAGCGCGACGAACTCGGCCCGAACCTTGTTCCCGACTACATGACATCCGTCCAGGACGGAGGCTTCTACGGCTGGCCCTGGAGCTATTTCGGCGACCACGTGGACGAACGCGTGCATCCGCCGCGGCCGGAGCTGGTCGAGAAGGCAATCAAGCCCGACTATGCGCTGTCGAGCCACGTGGCTGCCCTCGGCATGACCTTCACCAACGGATCGGCCATGCCGGAACCCTATGCCAACGGCGCCTTCGTCGGCGAGCACGGCAGCTGGAACCGTAGCGCCTTCAACGGCTACAAGGTCGTCTATATCCCCTTCGAGAACGGCAAGCCGTCCGGCATGGCGCAGGACGTGGTGACCGGCTTCCTCGACGGCGACAATGCCCGCGGCAGGCCGGTCGGTGTCGGGATCGACGGTACGGGAGCACTGCTCGTCGCCGATGATTCCGGCAACACGGTCTGGCGCGTTGCACCGGCCGACGGCACGACCATTCCGGAGCCGATTGCCACGGACCAGCCGCCGCAGGGTGCAGCAAGCGGTGCCGCCCCCGCTGGAGCCGGCACGGCTGCGCCCTCTCCGGCGACAGAACCGGGCACCGCTGAGGGCACGGCACCCGCAGCCGCTCCGCCTGCAACAGCTCCGGACACGCCGCCTGCGGCGATCCCGGGCGCTGTTCCGGCGGAGCCTGCGAACCCCGAAACCCCGCCGGCCGGTGAGGCTCCCGAAGCCGCGCCAGATGGCGAGCGCCCGGCGCCGCCGCAGACGGACGTGCCGGCGACTGAACCTGAAGCGGCCGTCCAGCCGGGCGGCTGA
- a CDS encoding 2-hydroxyacid dehydrogenase, whose product MKVTVFSTKPYDRLFLDRAAVRGVELRYSESRLSLDTAALAEGSEAVCAFVNDELSRPVMERLAQLGVRLVALRSAGFNNVDLEAATEIGIAVARVPAYSPHAVAEHTMAIILSLNRKIHRAYNRVREGNFALDGLLGFDLDGKTMGIVGTGKIGAVLAKIAAGFGCRLLGHDVRPNPECEALGMRYVEREELFRQSDILSLNCPLTPETRHMISAETLPLLKPGVMLINTSRGAVIDAHAAIAGLKDGTIGSLGLDVYEEEADLFFEDLSNEVLRDDVFARLLTFPNVLITGHQAFFTREALDAIAETTIGNIVSFRDTGKPLHSVTVDYLAAKS is encoded by the coding sequence ATGAAAGTCACCGTTTTCAGCACCAAGCCCTACGACCGGCTGTTCCTCGATCGCGCCGCCGTACGCGGGGTCGAGCTGCGCTATTCGGAATCACGCCTCTCGCTGGACACGGCAGCGCTGGCGGAGGGCTCGGAAGCCGTCTGCGCCTTCGTCAACGACGAGCTCTCCCGCCCGGTGATGGAGCGGCTGGCGCAGCTTGGCGTGCGGCTGGTCGCCTTGCGCAGCGCCGGCTTCAACAATGTCGACCTCGAGGCGGCCACCGAGATCGGCATCGCCGTCGCCCGCGTTCCCGCCTATTCGCCGCATGCGGTGGCCGAACACACAATGGCGATCATCCTATCGCTCAACCGCAAGATCCATCGTGCGTACAACCGCGTCCGTGAGGGCAACTTTGCGCTGGATGGCCTGCTCGGTTTCGACCTCGACGGCAAGACGATGGGCATTGTCGGCACCGGCAAGATCGGCGCGGTCCTGGCGAAGATCGCCGCAGGCTTCGGCTGCAGGCTGCTCGGCCATGATGTCCGGCCGAACCCCGAATGCGAGGCGCTCGGCATGCGTTACGTGGAGCGGGAGGAACTCTTCCGACAGTCCGACATCCTCAGCCTGAACTGCCCGCTGACGCCCGAAACCCGTCACATGATCAGCGCGGAAACGCTGCCACTCCTGAAGCCGGGCGTCATGCTCATCAACACCAGTCGCGGCGCGGTGATCGATGCCCATGCGGCAATCGCCGGCCTCAAGGACGGCACCATCGGCAGCCTCGGCCTCGACGTCTACGAGGAAGAGGCAGACCTCTTCTTCGAGGACCTGTCGAACGAGGTTCTGCGCGATGACGTCTTCGCCCGTCTCCTGACCTTTCCCAACGTGCTGATCACCGGCCACCAGGCCTTTTTCACCCGCGAGGCACTCGACGCAATTGCCGAGACGACCATCGGCAACATCGTGAGCTTCCGCGACACCGGCAAGCCGCTGCATTCCGTGACGGTGGACTATCTCGCCGCGAAGTCCTGA
- a CDS encoding methyl-accepting chemotaxis protein yields the protein MNNRDAEAILDAVGRSQAIIEFDLTGRILDANENFCKALGYELSEIVGQHHRLFVDPADAVSPDYKAFWDRLAEGHFDRRQYRRIAKGGREIWIEASYNPVFRRGKPYKIVKFATDITESKLRSTEDAGKLSALSRAQAVIEFTPNGDILTANENFLKTLGYQLSEIVGKHHAMFCEPDYVRTDDYQRFWERLRNGEFFSEEFTRIGRAGNRIYIQASYNPILGPDGKVIKVVKFATDVTGRVENVVTLGKGLQSLASGDLCCDIPRAFIPSLEQLRVDFNQTAARLREAMRAIRENAKAIAAGSGEMKSAADDLSRRTEQQAASVEETAAALEEITQTVADSSRRADEAGKLVVDARQNAERSGEIVGKAINAMGAIEKSSKEITNIIGVIDDIAFQTNLLALNAGVEAARAGEAGKGFAVVAQEVRELAQRSATAAKEIKALISQSGEQVKTGVGLVGQTGEALARIVEQVKEINVNVAAIVEGAREQAVGLREINVAVNTMDQGTQQNAAMVEQSNAASHSLASEAQALFQLLAQFRVEAGEPAAATPAQDNHRAAAASPVHQLTQRIGRGMGASAAAAAHQWQDF from the coding sequence ATGAACAACCGCGACGCCGAGGCGATCCTCGACGCGGTGGGCCGCTCGCAGGCGATCATCGAATTCGACCTGACGGGACGAATCCTGGATGCCAACGAGAACTTCTGCAAGGCGCTCGGCTACGAGCTCTCCGAGATCGTCGGTCAGCACCACCGGCTGTTCGTCGATCCGGCAGATGCTGTAAGCCCCGACTACAAGGCTTTCTGGGATCGTCTCGCCGAGGGCCATTTCGACCGGCGCCAGTACCGCCGCATCGCCAAGGGCGGTCGCGAGATCTGGATCGAGGCCTCCTACAACCCGGTCTTCCGCCGCGGCAAGCCGTACAAGATCGTCAAGTTCGCGACCGACATCACCGAGAGCAAGCTGAGAAGTACCGAGGATGCCGGCAAGCTGTCCGCACTCTCGCGCGCCCAGGCCGTGATCGAGTTCACACCGAACGGAGACATCCTCACCGCCAACGAGAACTTCCTGAAGACGCTGGGCTACCAGCTCTCCGAAATCGTCGGCAAGCATCACGCCATGTTCTGCGAACCGGACTACGTCCGCACCGACGACTACCAGCGCTTCTGGGAGCGGCTGCGCAACGGCGAGTTCTTCTCCGAGGAATTCACCCGCATTGGCCGCGCCGGCAACAGGATCTACATCCAGGCCTCCTACAATCCGATCCTCGGTCCCGACGGCAAGGTCATCAAGGTGGTGAAGTTTGCAACCGACGTCACCGGTCGGGTGGAAAACGTCGTGACGCTCGGCAAGGGCCTGCAATCGCTGGCGTCGGGCGATCTCTGTTGCGACATCCCCCGTGCCTTCATCCCGAGCCTGGAGCAGCTTCGCGTCGACTTCAACCAGACAGCGGCCCGCCTGCGGGAGGCGATGCGCGCTATCCGCGAGAACGCCAAGGCAATCGCGGCCGGCTCGGGTGAAATGAAGTCAGCAGCCGACGACCTGTCCCGCCGCACGGAGCAGCAGGCCGCCTCCGTCGAGGAAACGGCCGCAGCGCTGGAGGAGATTACCCAGACGGTCGCCGATTCCAGCCGCCGTGCCGACGAAGCCGGCAAGCTCGTGGTCGATGCACGGCAAAATGCGGAACGTTCCGGCGAGATCGTCGGCAAGGCGATCAACGCCATGGGCGCAATCGAGAAGTCATCGAAGGAGATCACCAACATCATCGGCGTGATCGACGATATCGCCTTCCAGACCAACCTGCTTGCCCTGAACGCCGGCGTCGAGGCGGCGCGCGCGGGGGAAGCCGGCAAGGGCTTTGCAGTGGTTGCGCAGGAGGTGCGTGAACTCGCCCAGCGTTCGGCCACCGCCGCCAAGGAGATCAAGGCGCTGATCAGCCAGTCCGGTGAACAGGTCAAGACCGGCGTCGGTCTGGTCGGTCAGACCGGTGAAGCGCTTGCGCGGATCGTCGAGCAGGTCAAGGAGATCAACGTCAACGTCGCGGCGATCGTCGAGGGTGCACGCGAACAGGCCGTCGGCCTGCGGGAGATCAACGTCGCCGTCAACACCATGGACCAGGGCACGCAGCAGAATGCCGCCATGGTCGAACAGTCGAACGCGGCGAGCCACAGCCTCGCGAGCGAGGCCCAGGCGCTGTTCCAGCTGCTCGCGCAGTTCCGCGTCGAGGCCGGCGAACCGGCTGCGGCCACACCTGCGCAGGACAATCATCGTGCCGCTGCCGCCTCCCCCGTACACCAGCTGACGCAGAGGATCGGGCGGGGCATGGGCGCAAGCGCCGCGGCAGCCGCCCATCAGTGGCAGGACTTCTAG
- a CDS encoding aldehyde dehydrogenase, protein MNVMATPGTAFRAPEKFFIGGEWVAPRSSATLDVVSPVTEETILRYPEASVEDVHLAIAAAREAFDKGPWPRMSPRERAGYLRKVAEHLRGRLDEIARAWTVQIGAPIMITSKLVGQNAQLFDFYADLIDGNAYAFEEERTRPGGGRTRIVKEPVGVCAAITPWNAPMVLLSYKIAAGLAAGCTFVAKPSPETPLEAYILAEAIEAAGLPPGVFNLVPAGREVGDHLIRHPAIDKVAFTGSTPAGRHIAAACAERLTRVSLELGGKSAAILLDDADFAAALPSLMVYTMPITGQVCFALTRILMPESRAQEFTDLYVGAVGNIKVGDPSDPSVHMGPLALGRQLDRVMDYIETGRKEGAKLACGGGRPEGLEKGYFVQPTVFTEVTPEMTIAQEEIFGPVVSIITYTDEEDAIAKANDSIYGLNGAIYSADPERAYRVARRIQSGHLSINGNIVDITMPFGGVKQSGLGREGGIEGLDNYVEVKTVNFA, encoded by the coding sequence ATGAATGTCATGGCCACGCCCGGAACGGCCTTTCGCGCCCCGGAAAAGTTCTTTATCGGCGGCGAGTGGGTTGCACCCCGCTCATCGGCCACGCTCGACGTGGTCTCGCCGGTCACCGAAGAGACCATCCTGCGCTATCCCGAGGCCTCGGTGGAGGATGTCCATCTCGCGATCGCGGCCGCCCGCGAGGCGTTCGACAAGGGACCTTGGCCACGCATGTCGCCGCGTGAGCGGGCCGGCTATCTGCGAAAGGTGGCGGAGCACCTGAGGGGCCGGCTGGACGAGATCGCCCGTGCCTGGACGGTGCAGATCGGCGCGCCGATCATGATAACCTCGAAGCTCGTCGGCCAGAATGCGCAGCTTTTCGATTTCTACGCCGATCTCATCGACGGCAATGCCTATGCCTTCGAGGAAGAACGCACACGACCCGGCGGCGGCAGGACCCGGATCGTCAAGGAGCCGGTCGGCGTCTGCGCGGCGATCACCCCCTGGAATGCGCCCATGGTGCTCCTGAGCTACAAGATCGCCGCCGGGCTCGCGGCCGGCTGTACATTCGTCGCCAAGCCGTCCCCGGAAACTCCGCTCGAAGCCTATATCCTGGCGGAGGCGATTGAGGCCGCCGGGCTGCCGCCGGGCGTCTTCAACCTCGTCCCGGCAGGACGGGAGGTCGGCGACCATCTGATCCGCCATCCGGCGATCGACAAGGTAGCCTTCACGGGCTCGACGCCTGCGGGACGCCACATCGCTGCCGCCTGCGCCGAGAGACTAACCCGCGTCAGCCTCGAACTCGGTGGCAAGTCCGCCGCGATCCTGCTCGACGATGCCGATTTCGCGGCGGCACTGCCGAGCCTGATGGTCTACACCATGCCGATCACCGGACAGGTCTGCTTTGCGTTGACGCGCATCCTCATGCCGGAAAGCCGGGCACAGGAATTTACCGACCTCTATGTCGGCGCCGTCGGCAATATCAAGGTCGGTGACCCGTCCGATCCGAGCGTGCACATGGGCCCGCTCGCGCTTGGCCGTCAGCTCGACCGGGTCATGGATTATATCGAGACCGGCCGCAAGGAAGGGGCGAAGCTCGCCTGCGGCGGCGGACGGCCGGAGGGGCTGGAGAAGGGCTATTTCGTCCAGCCGACGGTGTTTACCGAAGTGACGCCGGAGATGACGATCGCCCAGGAGGAGATATTCGGCCCGGTCGTCTCGATCATCACCTATACGGACGAGGAGGATGCGATCGCCAAGGCCAACGACAGCATCTACGGGCTGAACGGTGCGATCTATTCGGCCGATCCGGAACGGGCCTATCGGGTGGCGCGGCGCATCCAGTCTGGGCACCTGTCGATCAATGGCAATATCGTCGACATCACCATGCCCTTCGGCGGCGTCAAGCAGTCCGGCCTTGGCCGCGAGGGCGGTATCGAAGGACTCGACAATTATGTGGAAGTGAAGACCGTCAACTTCGCCTGA
- a CDS encoding TetR/AcrR family transcriptional regulator, translating into MAKKRAQTMEENRGRLIAAARKAFAEQGYAAASMDELTAQAGLTRGALYHNFGDKRGLLAAVVNQIDAEMAARAQEIAAKAGDGWEALLAEGAAYIEMALEPEVQRIVLLDGPAVLGDPSRWDSQNKCLEVTMSTLRRLIAEDVVKPVDPEAAARLINGAALNAALWVAASDEPRDVLAKAVDAFRALATGLLAEPA; encoded by the coding sequence ATGGCGAAGAAGCGTGCGCAGACGATGGAGGAAAACCGTGGACGGCTGATCGCTGCTGCACGAAAGGCCTTCGCCGAGCAGGGCTATGCCGCCGCATCGATGGACGAGCTGACCGCGCAAGCGGGCCTCACGCGCGGCGCGCTCTACCACAACTTCGGTGACAAGCGGGGACTGCTCGCGGCCGTCGTCAACCAGATCGACGCGGAGATGGCCGCGCGGGCGCAGGAGATTGCCGCAAAGGCTGGTGACGGCTGGGAGGCCTTGCTGGCGGAGGGTGCCGCCTATATCGAGATGGCGCTCGAGCCGGAAGTGCAGCGCATCGTGCTGCTCGACGGACCTGCGGTTCTCGGAGATCCGTCGCGCTGGGACAGCCAGAACAAATGCCTGGAGGTTACCATGAGCACCCTCAGGCGGCTGATTGCCGAGGACGTGGTGAAGCCTGTGGATCCGGAAGCTGCGGCCCGGCTGATCAACGGGGCGGCGCTGAACGCCGCGCTCTGGGTTGCTGCGTCCGATGAACCGCGCGACGTGCTGGCAAAGGCCGTCGACGCGTTCCGGGCTCTGGCAACCGGCCTCCTCGCCGAGCCGGCCTGA
- a CDS encoding RidA family protein: MTQRQAIFPSDRHALYDAHRYSAAIRSGDLLFVSGQVGSREDGSPEPDFKTQVERAFANLSAVLEAAGCSFDDIIDVTSFHTDPENQFETIMAVKNEAFPAAPYPNWTAVGVNWLAGFDFEIKVIARIPQDA; the protein is encoded by the coding sequence ATGACCCAGCGCCAGGCAATATTCCCGAGTGACAGACACGCGCTCTATGATGCGCACCGCTATTCCGCCGCGATCCGCTCCGGCGATCTCCTGTTCGTTTCCGGCCAGGTCGGCAGCCGCGAGGACGGCAGCCCTGAGCCGGACTTCAAGACGCAGGTCGAGCGCGCCTTTGCCAATCTGTCGGCGGTCCTCGAGGCAGCCGGCTGCAGCTTCGACGACATCATCGACGTCACGAGCTTCCACACCGATCCGGAGAACCAGTTCGAGACGATCATGGCCGTGAAGAACGAGGCCTTCCCCGCAGCCCCCTACCCCAACTGGACGGCGGTCGGCGTCAACTGGCTGGCGGGCTTCGACTTCGAGATCAAGGTGATCGCGCGCATCCCGCAGGACGCCTGA
- a CDS encoding DUF2380 domain-containing protein: protein MRQALNAGFHGLPTIFRSTAVTAIGVAVTVAMPAWAAEPVTVATAGFDFVDTSGEMRDQTAEHDQRLQALDRTIFDSLAAEKNLRTVPLDCVDKCTVGSAGVEALSRRAVEAGASHLLVGQVRKMSTLVGGVKFAVIDLDTNRPTCDRFLSYRGDTDEAWSRAAAFAAQDVARHCLPHP from the coding sequence ATGCGACAGGCATTGAATGCAGGATTCCACGGGCTTCCCACAATCTTCCGGTCGACGGCCGTAACCGCAATAGGAGTGGCTGTCACGGTAGCCATGCCCGCCTGGGCCGCAGAGCCCGTCACCGTTGCCACGGCAGGCTTCGACTTCGTCGACACCTCAGGCGAGATGCGGGATCAGACCGCCGAGCACGACCAGCGCCTGCAGGCGCTAGACCGGACCATCTTCGACAGCCTTGCTGCGGAGAAGAACCTCAGGACGGTCCCGCTGGACTGCGTAGACAAATGCACTGTCGGAAGCGCCGGCGTCGAAGCGCTCTCCAGGCGAGCGGTAGAGGCCGGGGCGAGCCATCTGCTCGTAGGTCAGGTGCGCAAGATGAGCACCCTGGTCGGCGGCGTGAAGTTCGCGGTCATCGACCTTGATACCAACAGGCCGACCTGTGACCGCTTTCTCAGCTACCGGGGCGATACGGACGAGGCATGGAGCCGCGCCGCGGCTTTCGCGGCGCAGGATGTCGCAAGACACTGCCTGCCACACCCGTAA
- a CDS encoding 3-hydroxybutyrate dehydrogenase yields MSRTVVVTGSTSGIGLGIARAFAAEGCHVVINGFGRPDEIEAARREMEVLGGGRVIYHAADMTKPDEIADLIGTAKETFGSVDVLVNNAGIQHVAKIEDFPLEKWDQIIAINLTSSFHTMRAAIPLMKEKGKGRIINVASAHALTASPFKSAYVAAKHGILGLTKTAALELAEFGITVNAICPGYVLTPLVEKQIPDTARERGISEEQVKTDVMLRLQATKEFVSIEEVAATAVFLASDAARQITGTHISIDGGWTAQ; encoded by the coding sequence ATGTCCAGAACCGTCGTCGTCACCGGTTCCACCAGCGGGATCGGGCTCGGCATCGCGAGAGCCTTTGCGGCCGAGGGCTGTCATGTCGTCATCAACGGCTTCGGAAGGCCCGACGAAATCGAGGCGGCGCGGCGCGAGATGGAAGTGCTCGGCGGCGGCCGGGTGATCTACCACGCTGCCGACATGACGAAACCGGACGAGATCGCCGACCTGATCGGCACGGCGAAGGAAACATTCGGTTCCGTCGATGTCCTCGTCAACAATGCCGGCATCCAGCATGTCGCCAAGATCGAGGACTTCCCGCTGGAGAAGTGGGACCAGATCATCGCCATCAACCTCACGAGCTCCTTCCACACCATGCGCGCGGCGATCCCGCTGATGAAGGAGAAGGGCAAGGGCCGGATCATCAATGTCGCCTCCGCCCATGCGCTGACAGCCTCACCCTTCAAGTCTGCCTATGTCGCGGCAAAACATGGTATTTTAGGACTTACGAAGACAGCTGCCTTGGAACTTGCCGAATTCGGGATTACGGTCAACGCGATCTGCCCCGGCTACGTGCTGACACCGCTGGTCGAGAAGCAGATCCCGGACACCGCCCGTGAGCGCGGCATTTCGGAAGAGCAGGTTAAGACGGACGTGATGCTGAGGCTGCAGGCAACGAAGGAGTTCGTGTCTATCGAGGAAGTGGCCGCGACGGCCGTCTTCCTGGCGAGCGACGCGGCACGGCAGATCACCGGCACCCATATTTCGATCGATGGCGGTTGGACCGCCCAATAA
- the xdhA gene encoding xanthine dehydrogenase small subunit — MTDAIRFILNGEDVTLGDFGPTETLLDYLRLRRRLTGTKEGCAEGDCGACTVLVGRLVNGILRYETVNACIRFLGSLHGTHVVTVEHLAAKDGTLHPVQQAMVDQHGSQCGFCTPGFVMSLYGLWLSNDAPSRAEIESALQGNLCRCTGYEPIVKAAEQVAAERPSSLFDPLERDRTEISARLWDIRAHPETIVVEKDGARSVIPANLQAFADFIADEPKATIVAGSTDVGLWVTKQMRLLDPVVFINHLTELQSISADEKGITIGAGVTYTQAFEVLSEEIPQMARLIDRIGGGQVRNMGTIGGNIANGSPIGDTPPPLIALGAELTLRSHSGKRTMPLEDYFLAYGRQDRMAGEFVEKVFVPRPREDAYFAVYKISKRRDEDISALCGAFHVELDMEGRVASARIAFGGMAATPKRARHVEEALTGQDWNWATVSAVRELFDQDYQPLTDWRATAQYRSLTAKNLLTRFFLETAGAPTELQRHELEEA; from the coding sequence ATGACAGATGCGATCCGCTTCATCCTCAACGGCGAAGACGTGACCCTGGGCGATTTCGGTCCCACCGAGACGCTTCTCGACTACCTGCGACTGAGGCGCCGGCTGACCGGCACCAAGGAAGGCTGTGCCGAGGGCGACTGCGGCGCCTGCACGGTGCTGGTGGGTCGGCTGGTCAACGGCATCCTGCGCTATGAGACGGTGAACGCCTGCATCCGCTTCCTCGGCTCGCTGCACGGAACCCATGTGGTGACCGTGGAGCATCTGGCCGCCAAGGATGGCACGCTTCATCCGGTGCAGCAGGCGATGGTCGACCAGCACGGATCGCAATGCGGCTTCTGCACGCCGGGCTTCGTCATGTCGCTCTATGGCCTGTGGCTCTCCAACGACGCGCCCTCGCGCGCCGAGATCGAGAGCGCGCTGCAGGGTAACCTCTGTCGTTGCACCGGCTACGAGCCCATCGTGAAGGCCGCCGAACAGGTGGCAGCGGAACGTCCAAGCTCCCTCTTCGACCCGCTGGAGCGCGACCGCACGGAGATTTCCGCGAGGCTCTGGGACATTCGCGCCCATCCTGAGACCATCGTCGTCGAGAAGGACGGGGCCCGATCCGTCATCCCGGCAAACCTCCAGGCCTTTGCGGATTTCATCGCCGACGAGCCGAAGGCGACGATCGTCGCGGGCTCCACCGATGTCGGACTCTGGGTGACGAAGCAGATGCGCCTGCTCGACCCGGTCGTCTTCATCAATCACCTGACGGAACTGCAGTCGATCAGCGCGGACGAGAAGGGCATTACCATCGGCGCCGGCGTCACCTATACGCAGGCCTTCGAGGTATTGTCGGAAGAAATCCCTCAGATGGCACGGCTGATCGACCGGATCGGCGGCGGCCAGGTGCGCAACATGGGCACGATCGGCGGCAATATCGCCAACGGCTCGCCGATCGGCGACACGCCGCCTCCCCTGATTGCGCTCGGCGCTGAACTCACCCTGCGCTCCCACAGCGGCAAGCGGACCATGCCGCTGGAGGATTACTTCCTCGCCTACGGCAGGCAGGATCGCATGGCCGGCGAGTTCGTCGAGAAGGTCTTCGTGCCGCGCCCGCGGGAAGACGCCTACTTCGCCGTCTACAAGATCTCCAAGCGGCGCGACGAGGACATTTCCGCCCTGTGCGGCGCCTTCCATGTCGAGCTCGATATGGAAGGTCGCGTGGCAAGCGCCCGCATCGCCTTCGGCGGCATGGCGGCGACGCCGAAGCGGGCGCGCCATGTGGAAGAAGCGCTGACGGGGCAGGACTGGAACTGGGCGACCGTTTCCGCCGTCCGCGAACTCTTCGACCAGGACTACCAGCCGCTCACCGACTGGCGGGCGACGGCCCAGTACCGGTCGCTGACGGCCAAGAACCTGCTGACCCGCTTCTTCCTGGAAACCGCCGGCGCGCCGACGGAGCTTCAGCGGCACGAACTGGAGGAGGCGTAA